The segment AATACGCCCAGTTGACGGAAAAAGGTTATTTGTTTCACCACTAAATAGTTTCCCACGCAGGAGAGGTAACAAAGCAAATGCAATATTTCCTTCCCTTTCAATTCAATCTGGATCAAGTTGAAACAGGGAGAggttaaaaaaagtatttttgcttACCAAAGCAGCAAAAGCCCAGCCAGTTTTGTTATAGAGAAAATCCAGGTTGCTTCTCCGTAAGTATACAAGGCCACCAATGACCGCCAGCAGCAGACCCAACATCAAGGGACCAGCATAATTCGGAGGTCTTATCACTCGAATCTATGCAAGCAAACGGTtatcttaaaaaaattctttttttaaaaaaaacaggatgaATATGGAGAAATAAAACCATACCAATGTACACAACACACCAACTTAATATTTCTTTAATAATTCTAACTGTAGTTCAGAAATGAATGCCTTTTATCTTTTGTTTCAATAATACATACTATAGAGCAAAATCTGTTAGGCCATATTTAATATTCTTCCTGTGATAATGATAAAACAGCTTTATTTCCATGGAGGTGGATGCTTTTACTGGTGGGTGAATCCACACAAGTTTGTAAAGGGATTTGGAGTCATTCTAGGGGAAGAgcattaaataaatgtaaaatattataatGTGGCATGTAAAACAAGTTGCCTGTTTTTAAGAGATACTTCATCTCCAAAGCTCAGCTAGACACAGCTGGGCTTAGGACCTGCTTTGAACAGTGTCACTGAGTAGCCAATTAGAATAGATTTCCTTCCCCATTGTGTATATCTGGCAAACAGACTCTCCACAGCTAGATTTACATCGCAGGAAGGAAATGAAAGTCCATCTGTACTTACATTGACATCAGTCCTATCAGCTATCCAGCGAGCAAGCTGCTCAGCCGCAAAACCTCGCACTTGCAGCTCATACGTGTCACCCCTTTTAGGTTTCCCTTTAGCTGGGAAGTTAATGAAGGTTGGAGCCGAGTTCATGTTTAGCTGCATTAAAaagattaataaataaaagtagAAGTGAAGCATCAAGAATTAAAGTTATTTAGCCATTTAAACTTTTCTTATTTTATTGCACTTTTCTTATTTGTTTCTCATTCATGTTTTGTCCTGTAGCTTATTCACGTAATTAAACAGAAGGGCTATTCATAAAATAGATCTCATGGgtatttcaacaaaaaatagTATTGTAGCCTGAATGTTTTTTCTCATAAAATGGTCTAGGATATGCAAAAATCCATGACACAAAATTATGTATACAGTACATTAGTCAGACACATTCTTCTTGAATGCTCCATACTTTCTTCTCTCTTTAGTATCCAGAATGTCCTGAGACACCCACAGTTATTCGATACCCAATGCTAACAATAATGCACATCTCAGAAAGCAGTTTGAGACTGGATATTCTCCCATTaggtttaacacagcactgtttAATTTCTAATATAAACAATATTCTCATGTCTTCGATACTGACATCTGTTGTCAGCAAAGAACTCAAAGAAGGTTGTACAGTTAATACATGTACCTGAAATCAGCTGAGAGATAAAGCTCCTGAGAGTTGTCTATATGGTAAAGTACTATTCTTGCCGTTGCTCATAAAGGAAGGTTTTTTGAGTCTTTGTATACAAGTATATCTATAAAGAAATCTATATAGTAGTGTCTAGAGTAAACGTATTGGCATCAAAAGATAATCGCATACATCTTAATGAATACTGATGAGCCTAGCATATTTCTATAGCTAAGCAGCTATTTCTGTCATAAAAGACCTGCATAAAATTTCCAACAGCACGGCTTCACCAAAGTTTCACTGTGAGCCTAAATCTTAGATAGGGTGTGTAAACCTTTCAGTGACCTTGGACTGAATTATGCTTTTAGACTGAAACAATCATGGCACTCAAAGCTTGGCAAATCAGCTACAAAATCTGATTTTCCTTTTGAGTTGCTTCAACATGAAACTGAAATCACAGTTTTGTAAAGGTCCAACTGTAAATCTCCAAGATCAAGATTTGACAATTCTCTGAAAACAAATTAACACAAACATAATGTACATTCTGGATCAAGTACTATCCCGAATAATCTGTATGATTGAGCTGCACAGGTTCCAAGTAACTTGAAAGAATGCAAGGAGGGTGGCATTTCTAGTTTTTTCTGAGGATTTTGCACTtctttcaaaaacagattttgtGTCTTAAGAGACAGACCACAGATTGTTTGCCTATAACTAACATGGACttttatttttaggaaaaaattAAGTGGACATTTTAAAGAGTAATTTACTGTGCATTGCTAGTAACTTgtcacatttctgaaaatcagacggacatgaaaatatttccagtcagttaaaaaaaaaaaaaaaaagaatcagtttTCTGACACTGCTCCTTTAAATGGGACACCGAGTTTCTTAAAAATACCTTTAtaacaaattaaatgtttttccctcccccatcactgTTTAGAGTTAGAAGTCTTTTGCAAACTGCCACAAACATTTAAATTAGTTCCGGTATTTTACAAGTCACTGTAATTCCATTATTACACTGAATGGCATTACAAGAGTTAGACATAAAAGACCTAATCAGGTCATCCAGTCTATCACTCATGCCTATTCAGCACTGTTACCTGTGTATTATTAGTAGTTTGGCCTATTAGTGCTACTGTCACATTAGCAAACAAATCTTGCATATTTCTCATGGATTGGAGGGTtgttgtggttttaaaaaaaatctgtgcaatttctATTTTGCAGCAGTTTCGTTACAGATTGGCCAGCATCCCTCATTATGGTAATACTGTACCATATCTTCTGTATTGTAGATTTCTTtatcactgcccccccccccccccccagttctccccaactaaaaatcactttaaaaaaaatgaaaaatatattacCATCTGAAATACATCCGAGCCTTCATCAAAATCCACCATGGCAAAAAAAACCTTATTGGTAAATGCACTGGAGTATCGCCAGGAGTTTGCCAGAATCTGGTATTCTTCATCAGCTTgcctgaagaaaaaaaaccaaaacaaaacatataaaaCCAGATGTTATACTCATGAGGCTATGTCCAAAACAGAGGGACCTGTGAACATCCTTCCAGCTCTAACATCTCACTGGAAGTAACATCTCCCAACCACACCAAAACTCCTTTTCAGTTAAGATTTTAAAACTAACAAGATGGTCATGCTTCATTGCTCATTCCTCTGTTTTCAGCACTGGGCAcacagagttttttgtttttaaggtgtGGGGCAGATCTTCTGGACTGGTCAAGCTGCACTGGGCCCACCATCAGGAAGCAGGGCATATGAAAAACTGATGCTCAAGGCTGTTTTTCATTGTGCCCAGCTGCCTGTGCTCCAAGGTGCTGCTGTGACAGCTGAGGATCATCAGAATGCAGCAGAATTCAAGGTATGCCCTCTTCCCCCAACATGCTTCTGTACATGGAGGTGACCCAGAGATTTCCCCGACTAGCCATTAAAGCCATCTTCAGTGTCCCTTTATATCTCTGGAGCAATGCAAAGTGGCAGAAGCAGAACCCAGGATCTGATACagtataaatgtaaataaatactcTAGATATGAGCAAAATCTTAAACTACAAGGCTCAACAGCAAACTCTAAAAAAAGTGTTTAGCCATTCACCCAAAAAGATTAATGTTAACCCCTCCAAAAACTTCCCTTTTTCATACTGCACAGCTGCAATTATTGCAGCACAGAGATCAACACAGTTAATATGACTTTAGATGATCTGTGCATGTGCATATATAGGAGATTGCATTAGAAAAATACTACTACAGTTTATTGTGTCTTAGTAGCTCTCTCCCACTCTGAAACTGCTCAAATTCAAGAAAAAGGTACTGCAAAGTAGGTCGGTACAGCTTTTACCCACTCAGAACATATGGCACCTTTTACAGTAACCATTACATTTAAGTTCTTTAGAATTTAATTAAGTCCATACTTGCACACAGCACACTGTCTGTGAGGCTGAAGAGCAGTGAACATCACAACCACTGAGTAATTTCTTGGTGGTGCCTTTACAAGGCGACGAAACTTGTCTCCATTCATTCGGATAACAGCTCTTTTGCTGGCCCACTCCATCAGCTGGCTAACTTTTTCAGATAAAACCATCTAAAAATAAAgtcaaaaatgtttattttaaaaactggactGACATTAAAAAGAGTCTTGTCTTTTGATACTCTGAACCGTTAACAGTCTCATGGTGACATTTCAACAAGATGACTGAAATTCTGGAGTGAGTGTTCAGTACTTCCAAAAAAAATCAGGTCAAAAGCCAACGATCAGGCATTAATGTACCAAGAAAACAGATCCTAATATTGTCCAGTAATGCTAAACAAGCctactgatttaaattaaattatagaTTAGTTTTGGATCACTTCCTGTAACTTAAGAACATTACCTTGTTCAAAAAATAACTGCTCAGTTGCAATGATTTCTCTATTCGGATACTGTTAATAGGCTCCATTCTCTTTAGCTAATCCAGACAAACCCATACACAAGTAGTGCAATCATTTTCACATATAAAAACACTTATCTGCATGTAAGCTTGGACACATCTTAGTGACAGCAACTAAGTAAGGTCCACAATTCTTCCCTACCGATGACCACAGATGACCTCGCCTCAGGCACGACCCGGCTCCCCGCGCTGCCCCCTCCGGGCGGACGGCTCCCCACAGGCGGGGCCCGGCTCCCCGCGCTGCCCCCCTCCGGGCGGACGGCTCCCCACAGGCGGGGGCCCGGCTCCCCGCGCTGCCCCCCTCCGGGCGGACGGCTCCCCACAGGCGGGGGCCCGGCTCCCCAAGGCTAGGCAGCCCAAGGACATGGCCGGGCTCCCCCAGCGGAAGGTAGCCAGGCAGACTATGGCCCTTATAGCCCTGGGAATCCCGGGCCGGTTTCTCCCTCAGCCCAGCTGGTGGCGGGGGGCCCTCACCTCCTTCcgcttctgccctgcagcccagggtcCCTCGCAGGCCATCAGCACCACCAAGACCCCCAACATCAGCACCCGCAACGCCGCCATGTCCGCTCCTTCCACCGGCACCCGCCGCTGATTGGCCTGGCCGCTTACTCGGAGCACCGCTCTATTGGCCGAACAAGGCGGACAGACTACTTTCCATTCACGTCCTTGGCTCCAGCTCATTTTGTATTGGTCTAACGTCCTCATCCGTCAGCCAATCATAACGAGGCAAGCTGTTGTAGTGCGATTGGTTGTTTGATGAATTGGGAGGAGTCGGTTCGGAGGGCCAAGGAGCGGAACTAGTAGTCGGATGGGCTGTGATAGGGACCGCAGGATGCAGGGCGGAGCTAAACTGGCCTGGGTGTTGGGAGTGCGATGAGCTGAGGCAGCAGCGTCACTGCAGTTAAATAGTTGGAGTAAGGACAGCATTACAGACAGGGCACAGGGCAGCATCAGCAATGCAGAGAGGGGTGCCTCGTGGTACCGAGGTGTCCAGTCTGGCTTGCACATTATTCTAGGTGCTATTTCAGGTATTATTTGTCTGGGAGTCTCATCCGCAGCTCACATTGCACTGACAGTCTTTTCCTGTCCTGTCACATTGTAAATGTGAATCTTAATGTCCTATCCTCGTGAAGCACCCCAGGATTGCATTTTCAGCGTTACTGATGACTAACCAGTACTTCTCTTCAGCTAAAAGTCCGTTTTCCAGATTGCTTTCCTTGGCTTCCATTTTTCTGAGCACTGTCTCTGGTTCTCCATTTCCAAGCTTCATTGCTCCACGGTTTATGGTGCAACTTTCAACTGTTTGCCCCTGAAATTGTTACTGTATTAACTACTAACCATGTTCTTCAGCGTCTATGAAAAGTCCATGAGATCTGAAGGCGCCGACCCTCTGAAGGCAGATGGGTCTGTTAATACACAGAAGACACttttattatacatttatacattttattatatatttatattcgGTTAGACATAGGATAGCAGGAGCAACCAACAGGATGGCTGGATGCCTCTGAAGAAATAGTGCATGCCGGGAGTATTATAATTAGGAAAATAATCTTTATAGTAGATCCTCAAATACCCCTCTCATGCAGCTACACAATCCTATATTCCTATACTGtggtatttattttaaagtatcatCTTGATCCGTCAAGTTTTATTTCTTGTATCCTGTCAT is part of the Chelonia mydas isolate rCheMyd1 chromosome 9, rCheMyd1.pri.v2, whole genome shotgun sequence genome and harbors:
- the MAGT1 gene encoding magnesium transporter protein 1, with translation MSWSQGREWKVVCPPCSANRAVLRVSGQANQRRVPVEGADMAALRVLMLGVLVVLMACEGPWAAGQKRKEMVLSEKVSQLMEWASKRAVIRMNGDKFRRLVKAPPRNYSVVVMFTALQPHRQCAVCKQADEEYQILANSWRYSSAFTNKVFFAMVDFDEGSDVFQMLNMNSAPTFINFPAKGKPKRGDTYELQVRGFAAEQLARWIADRTDVNIRVIRPPNYAGPLMLGLLLAVIGGLVYLRRSNLDFLYNKTGWAFAALCFVLAMTSGQMWNHIRGPPYAHKNPHTGQVNYIHGSSQAQFVAETHIVLLFNGGVTLGMVLLHEAATSDMEVGKRKIMCVAGVGLVVLFFSWLLSVFRSKYHGYPYSFLMS